CCTGCAGGTCAAATGTCAAGGGTCAAACAGAATCACCTCTCCCTCCCGCCTGTAGTCCGGACCCTCATGTGTTGAACATCATGGAGCAAGTTACCTACCCCCCTACAAACCTAGCCCCTAGCTACAAAGGTCCCTAGCTCACTAGCCAGCTAACTAGCTCCATATATACCTAGCGtcctatcatcatcatcatcatcagttttCCCGCTGGGCGCATATCTGGCCTTGGGGCACTACTGCTGGAGAGTTGGAAGTCTctgttccagcagcagctgtcgAAGACAGACAGGATGTCTTCGACATCACATCGACATCAGTCAGGGTTATGTACCatgtcaaggacacctcgacactcagctaggagaagccggggatcgaaccagcaaccttcaggttaccagccaacccgctctacctcctgagctactgtgtgtgtgcgtgcatgcgtttgtgtttgtgtgtgtgtgtgtgtgtgtccagacctTGTATCTGCAGCTGGTCCAGGTCCAGGACCTTGCTGGGTGTGGGGTTAAATCCCAtggccgcctctctctctctctccctctctgactgctcctcttcctctctcgccTGCTTCCACACCTCGTCCTGGAGCTCGTCCAGCTCACTGCGACCTGGGAGGGACAGGGGTAAACAGGGACAGGGGTAAACAGGGTTACAGGTGTGTGTTACAGGTGTGTTACAGGGATTACAGGTGTGGGTTACaggggtacaggtgtgtgttaGAGGTGTGTTACAGGGGTTACAGGTGTGTGTTACAGGGGTTACAGATGTGTGTTACAGGGGTTACAGATGTGTGTTAAAGGTGTGTTATAGGGGTTACAGTTTTGTGTTACAGGGGTAAAAGctgtgttacaggtgtgttACAGGGGTTACAGGAGTGTTTTACaggggtacaggtgtgtgttaAAGGTGTGTTACAGGGGTTACAGGTGTGTGGTACaggggtacaggtgtgtgttaGAGGTGTGGTACAGGGGTTACAGGTGTGTGTTACAGGGGTTACAGTTGTGTGTTACAGGGGTAAAAGCTGTGTTACAGGGGTCACAGGTGTGTTACAGGTGTGTGTAACAGGTATGTTACGGGAGTGTTACAGGTATGTAACAGGTGTGTTACAGGGGTTACAGGTGCGTTACAGATGTGTTACAGGTGTGTTACAGGTGTGTTATCTGTACCGGAGGATCTGCAGGGGGTCTGGAGGCCCAGTGGACCGGGGGGCCGGTCTACTGGGCTGCTGTTTCTCTCGCTGGATTCATAACCGCTCTCCGTCCTCTgaatccctcctcccccctgcctcccacctcctcccccctgcctcccacctcctcccccctgcatAGTGTTGCTACTAGAATTAAGCTTTGGTTGAATATGTCCAGGGCCAAATATGGGGTTGCGGTTCGGGTTCGGGCTAGGGccaggtttagggttaaggttagggttaggcttaaGGTTGAGGCTAAgcttaaggttagggttaaggtaagggccagggttaaggttaggctTAAGGCTAGGCTTAAgtttagggttaaggtaagatccagggttaaggtaagggttagggctaggcttaaggttagggttaaggtatgGACCAGAgccagggttaaggttagggctaggattaaggttagggttaaggctaggtttaaggttagggttaaggtaagggccagggtggggggccgggggggggtccTCCAGCAGGGGCCCCCCAAGGGGGCTGTACCCGGCCTGCCGCCGCCTCTCGCGGCTGAAGAGGCCGTCGATGTTTAGCCCCTCCCTCTTGGGCCTCCAgacgccccaccccccccgctcACACGCCCGCCAATCGCTGCTGCAGCTGTCCGTCTCCCAGTCCTGCCCTttaggggcggggccagcggggaaggaggaggggagtgaggaggaggaggagcaggagagcggGCGGCTGTGGATGATACTGGTCATCGTCTCCTTGAAGTCACGGAGCCTCctcgaggaagaggaggaggaggaggaggaagaggaggagcggggaggaGGGCAGGCGGCCTTGTGATCCTTCAGAGGCTCCCCTGTGGGGGAtgagcaggggaggaggggaggaggggaggaggggaggaggggaggagagaagaggagacatGACACACTCTAGTGGGTCTGGTCTCCAGTTGGTCTGGTCTCTAGGGTCTATGGGGTTCCGGTCCAGTGGGTCTGGTCTCTAGGGTCTATGGGATCCAGTGGGTCTGGTCTCTAGGGTCTATGGGGTCCAGTGGGTCTGGTCTCTAGGCTCTATGGGGTCCAGTGGGTCTGGTCTCTAGGGTCTATGGGGTCCAGTGGGTCTGGTCTCTAGGGTCTATGGGGTCCAGTGGGTCTGGTCTCTAGGGTCTATGGGGTTCCGGTCCAGTGGGTCTGGTCTCTAGGGTCTATGGGGTCCAGTGGGTCTGGTCTCTAGGGTCTATGGGGTCCAGTGGGTCTGGTCTCTAGGGTCTATGGGGTCCAGTGGGTCTGGTCTCTAGATTCTATGGGGTCCAGTGGGTCTGGTCTCTAGATTCTATGGGGTCCCGGTCCtacctgtgtttgtctgtctgctggGGGGGCGGGAGCAGCTGTCTGTGGACGAATCGGTACGGGTATCACTGGAGACGGACAGGTCccgccctgaacacacacacacacacacacacacacacacacacacacacacacacacacacacacacacacacacacacacacacacacacacacacacacacacacacacacacacacacacaggtgagtgTTCATCTTTTGATGGTTCCTGTATTGTGTGGGTGTGGCCTGCGTCAAGGTGTTTGAAGGTCCTGACGGTTGGATGCGTAGCCATGGAGATACCTGAGTCCTCGCTGTCGTCGGCGGGGCCGGGGGGATGCGGGCCGCGggcgggggggtctgggggggcgggggggtgcaGGACCACCGCCGCCCCGCGGGGGTCAGcgtagagcagcagcagaggctgGTACCGGCCCCTAATGCAGCGCCAGACCACGTCCCTCCAGCGGGGGCCCacctccacaacacacacaacactcacttAGATACACAACACCACGCACACTTATCTACAcgacactcaacacacacaacactcacttAGATACACAACACCACGCACACTTATCTACAcgacactcaacacacacaacactcacaaCAATCACTTagatacacaacacacataacacaacgcacacttagatacacaacacacacaacacaacgcacacttatacacacgacacacaacacacacaatacacacaacacacacaacacaacacacactgaaatacacacggataaacacaacgcaacacacacttatatacacaacagacacttaaatacacacaacacaacacacacaacacacacaatacacacttaTATACAGATAACACAAcacaggaggtgatggaggtgggggagttGGGGgaagtgatggaggtgatgaggtgatggggCGTACCTCCGTCACCTTCTCGTCATCGCAGTACATCCACCTGCGGGTTCGGGTGTGGTAGAAGAAGGAGGAGTAGTGTCGCCCGTAGTAACAGACCACGCCCACCAGGTACAGCTCGGCCGCCCGCGCCTTCACCTGCTCCACCCGACCGAACAGCTGCAACACCACCTCATTAAACAGCTGCTCCACCCGACACCACCTCATAAAACACCTactccacccaacaccacctcatTAAACAGCTgctccacccaacaccacctcatTAAACAGCTgctccacccaacaccacctcatTAAACAGCTgctccacccaacaccacctcatTAAACAGCCTCTCCACCcaaacagcagcaccaccaccttaGTGCATCACTTCACAGCCTGggaaatgtgcgtgtgtgcgtgcatgcacctgtgtgtgtgtgtgtgtgtgtgtgtgtgtgtgtgtgtgtgtgtgtgtgtgtgtgtgtgtacgtgcgcgtgtgtgtgtgcgtgcgtgagtgcctgtgtgtgtgtgtgtgtctgcatgtgtgtgcgtgcctgcatgtctgtgtgtgtgtgtctgtgtgtgtgtgtgtgtacgtacgtccCCCAGCCGGAGGCGTGTCCCCAGGGCGTGGATGAGGTCACCAGCGAGGTCAGAGGTTGCCGAGTCCCAGACGAGGCCGATGGTGACGACCTCCGGAGAGTTGAGGAGGACTCTGAACAGAGGCTGCTGGGAACCACAGCCCGCCTGCAGAAAGACAGGTCCacatgagagacagacaggctgctGGGAACCACAGCCCGCCTGCAGTAAGACAGGTCCacatgagagacagacaggctgctGGGAACCACAGCCCGCCTGCAGTAAGACAGGTCCCATGAGTGACAGACAGGCTGccatgagagacagacaggctgctGGGCCCCATAGCTGgcccagagagacagacaggtaacctagagacagacaggtaacctagagacagacaggtagcctagagacagacaggtagcctagagacagacaggtagcctaGAGAAAGACAGGTAGCCTAGAGACAGACTGGTAGCCTAGAGAGACAGACCTAGGTTGTGGTGTttgggggggctggagagagaggaggaagaggactgatgaggagaaggatgaagaggactgaggaggaggaagaggaggagcagggggaggaggaggaggaggaggtcttacAGGACAGTTGCGCAGGTCTCCAACACTGCTGGCGTTACGGAGCAGCTCCCCAAACATAGCAGGAGACGCATCGCTCCTCCTCTTCAGCATCTCCACTGCCTGGTtactgaggaggagaggggaggagaggagaggaaaggagaggagacgagacgagaggggaggagaggggaggggaggagaggtgaggagaggggaggggaggagaggagaggagagcggaggagaggagagaggaggagaggagagcggaggagaggagagaggaggataggaggagaggaggagaggaggaaacagCAAGAGTGAGAGTCAAAGGCCCTGTTTCAATGAGATAAATaggatatatactgtataacacagatatacatatatatatattttatgtaatatatagttcccttgcatgggccttcacaacttccggcggtgaagtTGTGAAGTTACAACGGTGAGTTACTATAACTCACTCAGCGGTCACTatatataatgaccgctgtcaaggaaagggGATTTTTTCCGTCTTTCTTATCATTCCGCAAGTACTCCGGTAAcgtatcaaccccagcgtactcggttactaagcgacgtcaacgtctttggcggactatttctctgctgatcaacactacgaatgctggtaacaaatgaattgtaaaaagacacaccgtgtaaagtattcttttgttttggcaagtagctggtaataagcaggataatgtatagaacgtcgccgacataatcgaaaataagcccctcagggcgaagcaagacgtcctgttcgccctgtcgcccttattttcccgataatgaccgccgttctatacattatccct
This genomic window from Gadus macrocephalus chromosome 15, ASM3116895v1 contains:
- the LOC132472868 gene encoding inactive ubiquitin carboxyl-terminal hydrolase 54-like isoform X2, encoding MMSWRRSYSGGGAPQGLQDTRGSKGLINQPGQNNCFLNSALQVLWHLDIFRRSFRQMSSHRCSQDSCVFCALKSIFSELQSSSRSVLPSDSLRTALALAFSRQQRFQLGGMDDAAECFENILMRIHFHMSEESSQDNSSSSPCSSPCSSPLCIPHQKFSMRLYEQCVCSSCGASSDPLPFNQMIHYISTTSLCNQAVEMLKRRSDASPAMFGELLRNASSVGDLRNCPAGCGSQQPLFRVLLNSPEVVTIGLVWDSATSDLAGDLIHALGTRLRLGDLFGRVEQVKARAAELYLVGVVCYYGRHYSSFFYHTRTRRWMYCDDEKVTEVGPRWRDVVWRCIRGRYQPLLLLYADPRGAAVVLHPPAPPDPPARGPHPPGPADDSEDSGRDLSVSSDTRTDSSTDSCSRPPSRQTNTGEPLKDHKAACPPPRSSSSSSSSSSSSRRLRDFKETMTSIIHSRPLSCSSSSSLPSSFPAGPAPKGQDWETDSCSSDWRACERGGWGVWRPKREGLNIDGLFSRERRRQAGYSPLGGPLLEDPPPAPHPGPYLNPNLKPSLNPNLNPSPNLNPGSGPYLNPNLKPSPNPYLNPGSYLNPKLKPSLKPNLNPGPYLNPNLKLSLNLKPNPNLNPKPGPSPNPNRNPIFGPGHIQPKLNSSSNTMQGGGGGRQGGGGGRQGGGGIQRTESGYESSERNSSPVDRPPGPLGLQTPCRSSGRSELDELQDEVWKQAREEEEQSEREREREAAMGFNPTPSKVLDLDQLQIQGTRVRAERCVSEAELHLDQSVRLEKAGEVAAALSVVNEAVKPSVSPWIRSTTTTLPPASISWLPGGGGATATTGLQFKACLARSTSDRQTGAPSPASC
- the LOC132472868 gene encoding inactive ubiquitin carboxyl-terminal hydrolase 54-like isoform X4; its protein translation is MMSWRRSYSGGGAPQGLQDTRGSKGLINQPGQNNCFLNSALQVLWHLDIFRRSFRQMSSHRCSQDSCVFCALKSIFSELQSSSRSVLPSDSLRTALALAFSRQQRFQLGGMDDAAECFENILMRIHFHMSEESSQDNSSSSPCSSPCSSPLCIPHQKFSMRLYEQCVCSSCGASSDPLPFNQMIHYISTTSLCNQAVEMLKRRSDASPAMFGELLRNASSVGDLRNCPAGCGSQQPLFRVLLNSPEVVTIGLVWDSATSDLAGDLIHALGTRLRLGDLFGRVEQVKARAAELYLVGVVCYYGRHYSSFFYHTRTRRWMYCDDEKVTEVGPRWRDVVWRCIRGRYQPLLLLYADPRGAAVVLHPPAPPDPPARGPHPPGPADDSEDSGRDLSVSSDTRTDSSTDSCSRPPSRQTNTGEPLKDHKAACPPPRSSSSSSSSSSSSRRLRDFKETMTSIIHSRPLSCSSSSSLPSSFPAGPAPKGQDWETDSCSSDWRACERGGWGVWRPKREGLNIDGLFSRERRRQAGYSPLGGPLLEDPPPAPHPGPYLNPNLKPSLNPNLNPSPNLNPGSGPYLNPNLKPSPNPYLNPGSYLNPKLKPSLKPNLNPGPYLNPNLKLSLNLKPNPNLNPKPGPSPNPNRNPIFGPGHIQPKLNSSSNTMQGGGGGRQGGGGGRQGGGGIQRTESGYESSERNSSPVDRPPGPLGLQTPCRSSGRSELDELQDEVWKQAREEEEQSEREREREAAMGFNPTPSKVLDLDQLQIQGTRVRAERCVSEAELHLDQSVRLEKAGEVAAALSVVNEAVIQSLSCSKYF